A genomic window from Purpureocillium takamizusanense chromosome 2, complete sequence includes:
- a CDS encoding uncharacterized protein (EggNog:ENOG503P5M5) produces MAPGYGSNGLRGKIQISFKRYQITENAIQTVSFPVAQGITVRTITDKISMNKRQKYTFTEMEGCRFWIYTVISDFESGGMIDPCSAMSA; encoded by the coding sequence ATGGCTCCGGGATATGGCTCCAATGGATTGAGAGGCAAGATCCAGATTTCTTTCAAGAGGTACCAAATCACCGAGAACGCGATTCAGACGGTTTCCTTTCCAGTCGCTCAGGGTATCACTGTCCGAACCATCACCGACAAAATCAGCATGAACAAGAGGCAGAAATACACCTTCACAGAGATGGAGGGTTGCCGGTTCTGGATCTACACGGTGATCTCGGATTTTGAGAGTGGTGGTATGATTGACCCTTGTAGTGCAATGTCCGCCTAG
- a CDS encoding uncharacterized protein (COG:S~EggNog:ENOG503P1C3), whose amino-acid sequence MARNTFVEANRRLEDERRAKYCGTASIRVSSLQFRDRVRTEAASQSKNAESLKRIFREERGCRQEDTRHHAKAIIRPQDLEAALAGTDLTAARLATDTLPYPRLELPPGIKLECVQGCDRLSAADEVLEGANKRWVVDLFLDDLSDDLKRMLVEDYDYHKAPSDGEIYYKIREYQGIGGEENLFFERLWLGRLAVSENRRKNFDQLCRHRKYAAAFDDLLIIPALLGGMRLSVVHQMIPMKCDEPNIFYLRHIRKWWTELCSGDHESMRQIDKATVEALQGKAPGACRSDHDDLLAKLKSGQIFCNLSQEQREAMWPRICASSCTQLIPSLFTFFEDRKFLACAAECMKKIVDPGPRDTIASRLEDMFTDAEQRSDRCVIQISDGSFGTIAGDEALRFDLGVRQLWLAAFRLYQDLPTDAHKKDRLAKARTRPDESALYDFASLASRLGFESEKINIILQASPDRAIAEQALLAARKPTRFQYANREQHIQQIVNIFAEAVPISTEAPEDAETGVRVQAPNRYGIPHDLNHGEDKARLFFPKLDEAVGSDQTDVCSLFVRRSVYLAYFGQPPATEGCVADHQTGNREEPMTDQTSQPLDVSNRVELNRALIQRALDPELDEPQDNSHLNDEQSNELQRLREHIEDEQAKLDRLKSLLAAEQAKIEERQTLLLPLARQEQELRTSIEEKEALLRQLAAQEEEQRAKLRQLEDMRQEQERILDRLTERAREEEERQRTEMALVLRNDHLPETEERRDQDSLQTETPQASLGTGMGQSRPNRITRFSFGRLLEDAPATTDVDVANVEHRAIILPTTIRIDFKLLEPNGNLKVVDTLDVDPADPSPVRRLAGKYVRKNFCLYDTHGSNLAPKNCFERVTTSGTNTIVLRDVSQAGTAVRKVRLVDVEEEQTRRRIRRKG is encoded by the exons ATCGCCGACTCGAGGACGAACGACGCGCAAAATACTGCGGAACCGCCAGCATCAGAGTATCATCTTTGCAGTTTCGTGATAGGGTCCGGACGGAAGCCGCTTCGCAAAGTAAAAATGCCGAATCGCTGAAGAGGATATTTCGGGAGGAGCGCGGTTGTCGTCAGGAAGATACTCGCCATCATGCGAAGGCTATCATTAGGCCCCAAGACCTTGAAGCAGCATTAGCCGGCACCGACCTCACAGCCGCACGACTAGCGACGGATACTCTACCCTACCCTCGACTTGAGTTGCCTCCGGGTATTAAACTGGAATGTGTTCAAGGCTGCGACCGTCTTTCGGCGGCCGATGAGGTGCTGGAGGGCGCGAACAAGCGCTGGGTGGTGGACCTATTCCTGGACG ATCTGAGCGACGACCTGAAGCGCATGCTGGTAGAGGACTACGACTATCACAAAGCCCCTAGCGACGGCGAGATATACTACAAGATTAGGGAGTACCAAGGAATTGGCGGCGAAGAGAACTTGTTCTTTGAAAGGCTGTGGCTTGGACGATTGGCAGTGTCGGAGAATCGTCGGAAAAATTTTGATCAGTTGTGTCGTCACCGCAAGTACGCGGCCGCTTTCGATGACCTGCTGATTATCCCCGCGCTGTTGGGAGGTATGCGCCTCAGCGTCGTCCACCAGATGATACCCATGAAATGTGACGAG CCAAACATTTTCTACCTAAGGCACATACGCAAATGGTGGACAGAACTTTGCAGCGGCGACCACGAGAGCATGCGCCAAATTGACAAAGCAACGGTTGAGGCTCTGCAGGGTAAGGCCCCAGGAGCCTGCAGGTCAGATCATGATGACTTGCTCGCAAAGCTGAAAAGCGGCCAAATTTTCTGCAATCTTTCGCAGGAACAGCGCGAGGCCATGTGGCCCAGAATTTGCGCCAGCTCCTGCACGCAGTTGATACCATCACTGTTCACATTCTTCGAGGACCGCAAGTTTCTGGCATGCGCTGCGGAGTGTATGAAGAAGATTGTGGACCCTGGACCACGAGACACCATTGCAAGCCGGTTGGAAGACATGTTCACAGACGCCGAACAGCGGAGCGATCGGTGCGTAATTCAGATCTCAGATGGAAGCTTTGGAACTATTGCTGGCGATGAGGCACTGAGATTTGACCTAGGAGTACGTCAGCTTTGGCTTGCTGCGTTCCGTTTATATCAAGACCTGCCAACTGATGCGCACAAGAAAGATCGGCTGGCAAAAGCGCGGACGAGACCAGACGAAAGTGCACTGTATGACTTCGCTTCGCTTGCTTCACGACTTGGTTTCGAATCAGAGAAGATCAACATCATATTGCAGGCATCGCCAGACAGGGCGATTGCGGAACAGGCCCTGCTTGCTGCCCGAAAGCCAACACGGTTTCAGTACGCAAATCGTGAGCAGCACATCCAACAAATAGTCAATATATTCGCGGAAGCCGTTCCCATAAGCACCGAGGCGCCAGAAGATGCCGAAACCGGCGTGCGAGTGCAAGCCCCAAATCGATACGGAATACCCCACGACCTGAACCATGGAGAAGACAAAGCACGGTTGTTCTTTCCCAAGCTGGACGAAGCAGTAGGGTCAGATCAGACCGACGTTTGTTCGCTATTTGTTAGAAGGTCGGTGTATTTGGCTTACTTTGGACAGCCTCCAGCGACCGAGGGATGCGTTGCAGACCACCAAACGGGAAACCGAGAGGAGCCCATGACCGACCAGACATCGCAACCGTTGGACGTGTCCAATCGTGTGGAGTTGAACAGAGCTCTCATTCAGCGAGCCCTTGATCCcgagctggacgagccgCAGGACAATTCGCATCTCAATGACGAGCAGAGCaacgagctgcagcggctACGAGAACATATCGAGGATGAGCAGGCGAAGCTTGATCGCCTCAAATCACTGCTTGCCGCAGAGCAGGCCAAGATTGAGGAGAGGCAGACGCTGTTGTTGCCGCTCGCGAGACAGGAGCAAGAGCTACGTACCAGTatcgaggagaaggaggcccTGCTGCGGCAACTTGCGGCACAAGAAGAGGAACAACGCGCCAAACTGCGACAGCTAGAGGATATGCGGCAGGAACAAGAGAGGATCCTGGATCGCTTGACAGAAAGGGCacgcgaggaagaagagagacAGCGCACCGAAATGGCACTGGTACTGCGGAACGACCATCTGCCTGAGACTGAGGAACGCCGGGATCAAGACAGTCTGCAGACCGAGACCCCGCAAGCTTCTCTGGGAACAGGCATGGGGCAGAGCCGGCCGAACAGGATAACCCGGTTTTCATTCGGGAGGCTCCTTGAAGATGCACCAGCCACAACGGATGTGGACGTGGCAAACGTAGAACATAGGGCTATTATTTTGCCGACGACTATTCGTATCGATTTCAAACTGCTCGAACCAAACGGCAATCTGAAGGTTGTTGATACTCTCGATGTTGATCCTGCTGATCCATCACCGGTGCGTCGGCTCGCAGGAAAGTACGTGAGGAAGAATTTCTGCCTGTATGATACGCATGGAAGCAATCTGGCGCCTAAGAACTGCTTCGAGAGGGTAACGACAAGTGGGACTAATACTATTGTCTTGCGGGACGTGTCCCAAGCTGGCACTGCGGTCAGGAAAGTGAGGCTTGTGGATGTTGAGGAGGAGCAAACGAGAAGGAGGATAAGAAGAAAGGGCTAG
- a CDS encoding uncharacterized protein (COG:S~EggNog:ENOG503P4WP): protein MASSRDDCILHGPESELAVLIRESPRFEEHPGIARLSNRYLAKAYDPASAEDTLEAVEAAHRLGIRVPRVVRSVRCEGTAFVIMERVEGATLQMAWPSLGWWLSLRLALQLRRFILKMRSVTSKSAGSLVTGQCRSFWLDDHFGLPARAMPSDISAFLAFWVNFISIRQELKKDCHQHLSQRELSTLQSSRLVFTHHDPAPRNMVVDPAQGLWLLDWDFAGFYPLCFDTHR, encoded by the coding sequence ATGGCCTCATCTCGCGATGACTGTATCTTGCACGGTCCCGAGTCGGAGCTGGCAGTTTTGATCCGCGAGAGTCCTAGATTCGAGGAGCATCCCGGGATCGCCCGGCTATCGAATCGCTATCTGGCAAAAGCCTACGATCCAGCCTCCGCTGAAGATACACTCGAGGCGGTGGAAGCTGCACACAGACTTGGGATTCGCGTGCCGCGGGTTGTACGCTCAGTCCGATGCGAAGGCACGGCATTTGTGATCATGGAGCGCGTTGAAGGGGCAACGCTGCAAATGGCTTGGCCGAGTCTAGGGTGGTGGCTGTCTTTACGTCTGGCACTGCAACTGCGGCGCTTCATCCTCAAAATGAGGTCTGTCACTTCGAAATCAGCCGGCTCTTTAGTCACCGGCCAGTGTAGGTCTTTCTGGTTGGACGACCATTTCGGTCTGCCGGCGAGAGCAATGCCCAGCGACATCTCGGCCTTTTTGGCCTTCTGGGTCAACTTTATATCTATCCGCCAAGAGCTGAAAAAGGACTGCCATCAGCATTTGTCACAGAGAGAACTTTCAACCCTCCAATCGAGCAGGCTGGTCTTCACTCACCACGATCCTGCGCCGCGGAATATGGTGGTTGATCCGGCTCAAGGCCTTTGGCTGCTCGACTGGGACTTTGCAGGTTTCTATCCGCTGTGCTTTGATACGCATCGATGA
- a CDS encoding uncharacterized protein (COG:S~EggNog:ENOG503P4T5), whose translation MITEKTLTILQYNVRKSKDTVMATLLRDPRIREYDVLAIQEPWRNPFSATTHQPAKELFHLCYPSTEEGETARVCFFVNKRIDHSTWHFHEVNKDLCTLVLETQQDETNKIVIHNIYNPTRVQGDRRSILPQLKAELEARNTEEQVIVGDFNLHHECWGGSDIQRPDVESQELLEIMDEFSLTSHLPAGTITYEEAERRSTIDLSLTTVGLVDRLIKCEIDQGISHDSDHLPIITALDLTVVPLQPRTRMIWKAVDEATFTKTLRRRLPPLRRPRTKTALDAYVDEITTSLLAAIDESVPRSHPSNKSKAGWDEECKTILAETKRLRRIYSRYHDEASWEAYRIARNEKKRVISKALRKAHRERVEQAAESPESLWRIAKWARTRQSQTPTVTPALTDPTTAATAITPNEKADLLRKALFPKPPEASLEDIDNAAYDSQILLPKISEQEVDDAIRTAASFKAPGPDGIVNRALQIAAPWIRTHLTRIYNQSLALGYCPQHFRNSTTVVLRKPGKDNYTVPKAYRPIALLNTIGKIMDAIIATRLSYLAETYQLLPATHMGGRKLRSTEHALHFVIDKIYEAWNQRGKVASLLLLDVSGAFDNVSHKRLLHNLRKRRVDERTVRWIASFLRERQTELCIDGFRSEPYILTTGEPQGSPLSPILYLFYNADLLDRCNQAENTAATGFIDDVAILAWADTTEETCEMLQTALQRADDWASSHASIFAPDKFQLTHFTRATSRIDTSKPVQTRWGEIRPKPTCKYLGLTMDASLRWKQHVDEIERKVSNTIAALTSLGNSAWGVKTRDMRVIYRGVAVPQMMYACSAWSNAGWGGKGYTNRTIKKLQSLQGRAARAISGAYKATSLPALDVEMHLLPVEEQIWKHNVEALGRTNTGVCRVADTMQTCRRKATPREAISHGIQARHGPDMDKQERIEPFVTPPWWQGLRVYIEDTAEKARKIHLHLMRRETAALHIYTDGSGINGKIGAAAVCPTTQQTRSSYMGDEETSTVYAGELQGISLALQIAQQDRTAGYRRSKVLIYTDNQAAIRSSAKPKGKSGSYLLKRIATQTIALREQGLPVEIRWIPAHSGVQGNEDADKAAKEATGWRERGPAGPRAEMPADIYSLHSTLKTWAHKEAKRTWAAKWAAEERGRTSYRYTPKPTKKVLQLHDGLSKRQSALLVQMRTEKIGLNDFLFNRRVPDATDASCPCWEGRQTVSHVLLRCRKYRQLRHQELGHLPGRHDLRDILNERKAAAKAIKFMELTEILGQFRIASQTRQS comes from the coding sequence ATGATCACAGAAAAGACACTCACAATACTGCAGTATAACGTAAGAAAGTCCAAGGACACggtcatggcgacgctgctgagAGACCCACGGATACGGGAGTACGACGTTCTGGCCATTCAGGAGCCATGGAGGAACCCATTTAGCGCGACGACACACCagccggccaaggagcttTTCCACCTATGCTACCCATCTACCGAGGAAGGGGAGACGGCAAGAGTGTGTTTCTTCGTGAACAAACGCATCGACCACTCCACTTGGCACTTCCACGAAGTCAACAAGGATCTCTGCACTCTCGTACTAGAGACGCAGCAGGACGAAACCAACAAAATTGTCATCCACAATATATACAACCCCACCAGAGTTCAAGGAGATAGACGAAGCATACTACCTCAGCTCAAAGCCGAGCTTGAAGCAAGAAACACAGAAGAGCAGGTCATAGTGGGCGACTTCAACCTACACCACGAATGCTGGGGTGGAAGTGATATACAGAGACCAGATGTAGAGTCTCAGGAGCTGCTCGAAATTATGGATGAGTTCAGTCTGACCAGCCACCTACCCGCCGGCACAATCACATATGAGGAAGCCGAACGCCGCTCGACTATCGACCTCAGCCTCACGACAGTGGGGTTGGTCGATAGACTGATCAAGTGCGAGATAGACCAGGGGATTAGCCACGACTCGGATCATctgcccatcatcacggcGCTAGATCTGACCGTCGTTCCGCTGCAGCCCAGGACGAGAATGATTTGGAAGGCAGTCGACGAGGCAACGTTTACGAAAacgctgcggcgacggctgccaCCACTACGAAGACCGCGAACAAAGACCGCACTGGACGCATACGTCGACGAAATTACCACTTCATTGCTTGCTGCAATTGATGAAAGTGTACCGCGAAGCCACCCAAGTAATAAGTCAAAAGCAGGCTGGGACGAAGAATGCAAGACCATTCTCGCAGAAACCAAGCGACTACGCCGTATATACAGCCGCTACCACGACGAAGCAAGCTGGGAGGCATACCGAATTGCGAGGAACGAAAAGAAGAGAGTCATCAGCAAGGCGTTGCGCAAGGCACACAGAGAAAGAGTAGAGCAGGCCGCAGAGTCCCCAGAGTCCTTGTGGCGCATAGCCAAATGGGCACGAACTAGACAAAGCCAAACACCCACAGTCACACCAGCACTGACGGACCCTACAACCGCCGCGACAGCGATCACGCCTAATGAGAAGGCCGACCTTCTCAGGAAGGCCCTCTTCCCCAAACCACCGGAAGCTAGCCTGGAAGACATCGACAATGCGGCATACGATAGCCAGATTCTGTTACCAAAAATATCTGAGCAagaggtcgacgatgccatccGTACCGCAGCCTCCTTCAAGGCACCGGGACCTGATGGCATCGTAAACCGAGCTCTACAGATAGCCGCACCCTGGATTAGGACCCATTTAACCCGGATTTACAACCAAAGCCTGGCGCTTGGATACTGCCCACAACACTTCAGGAACTCCACGACCGTTGTTCTACGAAAACCAGGGAAGGATAACTATACAGTGCCGAAGGCCTACCGGCCCATAGCGCTGCTGAACACCATCGGAAAGATCATGGACGCCATCATAGCTACAAGATTGAGTTACCTGGCTGAAACATACCAACTTCTCCCTGCAACTCATATGGGGGGCAGGAAGCTGAGATCGACAGAACATGCCCTCCATTTTGTTATTGACAAAATTTACGAGGCCTGGAACCAACGTGGCAAAGTGGCGAGCCTACTTCTGCTGGACGTCTCCGGGGCCTTTGATAACGTCTCACACAAACGGTTGCTGCACAATTTGCGAAAGAGGCGGGTCGACGAGAGAACAGTCCGCTGGATCGCAAGCTTCttgagagagagacaaacAGAACTGTGCATCGACGGATTCCGCTCCGAACCGTATATACTCACGACAGGAGAGCCGCAAGGATCTCCACTCTCGCCAATCCTCTACCTGTTCTACAACGCAGACCTGTTGGACCGATGCAATCAAGCCGAGAACACGGCTGCGACgggcttcatcgacgacgttgctATATTGGCGTGGGCCGACACAACGGAAGAAACATGTGAGATGCTACAGACAGCACTTCAAAGAGCGGATGACTGGGCGTCAAGTCACGCGTCTATCTTCGCTCCAGACAAGTTTCAATTGACCCACTTCACGAGAGCAACGTCCAGAATCGACACGAGCAAGCCGGTGCAAACCAGGTGGGGCGAGATCAGGCCGAAACCAACATGTAAATACCTCGGATTAACAATGGACGCCTCACTGCGCTGGAAACAACACGTCGACGAAATAGAACGCAAAGTCTCAAACACGATTGCCGCGCTCACGAGCCTCGGGAATTCGGCCTGGGGAGTCAAGACCAGGGACATGCGTGTCATCTACCGAGGCGTAGCAGTACCACAGATGATGTATGCATGCTCAGCCTGGTCTAACGCAGGATGGGGCGGTAAGGGCTACACAAACAGGACCATAAAGAAACTGCAAAGTCTGCAAGGGAGGGCCGCTAGGGCCATAAGCGGCGCCTACAAGGCGACGTCACTACCTGCACTGGACGTCGAGATGCACCTTCTTCCAGTCGAAGAGCAGATTTGGAAACACAATGTCGAAGCTCTAGGACGCACAAATACTGGAGTGTGTCGGGTAGCCGATACAATGCAGACCTGTCGAAGAAAAGCTACGCCCAGAGAAGCAATCAGCCACGGCATACAAGCAAGGCATGGACCAGACATGGACAAACAGGAAAGGATCGAGCCGTTCGTtacgccgccatggtggcaAGGGCTGCGAGTCTACATTGAGGATACAGCAGAAAAGGCGCGCAAAATACATTTACACCTCATGAGAAGGGAGACAGCGGCTCTGCACATCTATACCGACGGTAGTGGCATCAACGGCAAGATCGGAGCCGCTGCGGTATGCCCAACAACGCAGCAAACACGTAGCTCATACATGGGAGACGAGGAGACCTCAACGGTAtacgcgggcgagctgcaaGGCATCTCGCTAGCACTGCAGATAGCACAGCAGGACAGAACGGCAGGTTACAGGCGAAGCAAAGTCCTCATCTACACAGACAACCAAGCAGCCATCCGGTCCTCAGCCAAGCCTAAGGGTAAGTCTGGGTCCTACTTGCTGAAACGCATTGCCACACAAACCATAGCACTACGAGAGCAAGGCCTGCCGGTCGAAATACGGTGGATCCCAGCGCACTCCGGGGTACAAGGCAACGAAGACGCAGACAAAGCGGCCAAAGAAGCCACTGGATGGCGCGAGAGGGGACCAGCGGGACCGCGCGCAGAGATGCCCGCAGATATCTACTCTCTTCATTCCACGTTGAAGACGTGGGCACACAAGGAAGCCAAAAGGACATGGGCGGCAaagtgggcggcggaggagcgagGTAGAACCTCGTACCGCTACACACCCAAGCCAACCAAAAAGGTCCTGCAGCTACACGACGGGTTGAGCAAGCGCCAGAGTGCGCTTCTCGTCCAGATGCGAACAGAGAAGATAGGGCTCAACGACTTTCTCTTCAACCGAAGAGTACCGGACGCCACGGACGCCAGCTGCCCATGCTGGGAAGGACGACAAACGGTATCGCATGTCCTGCTGCGATGCCGCAAGTATCGACAACTCCGGCACCAGGAACTAGGCCACCTTCCAGGACGACACGACCTCCGGGACATATTGAACGAGCGCAAAGCAGCCGCGAAGGCCATCAAGTTCATGGAACTGACGGAGATCCTTGGGCAATTCAGGATCGCGTCCCAAACCAGACAAAGCTGA